The DNA sequence ACTCGAGTTGGGACGACCTGCCCTGGAAGTTCGAGCCCGGCACGCCACAGATCGCCGAAGCCGTCGGCCTCGTCGCCGCGATCGACTGGCTCGAGGAGATCGGCATGGGCCGGATCCAGGCTCACGAAGAGGAAATTACCCGCTACGCCTACGAGCAACTCGCGGCCGAACCCGACGTGGAGATCTACGGCCCCGAACCCGGCTCGGAGCGGGCCGGCCTCGTCGGCTTCAACTTAGAGAGCGTCCACGCCCACGACCTGGCCTCGATCATGAACGACCACGCGGTCGCGATCCGCGCCGGCGACCACTGTACCCAGCCGCTGCACGACAAACTGGGGGTCGCGGCGTCGGCTCGAGCCTCGTTCTACGTCTACAACACGAAAGACGAGGTCGACAAACTGGTTGCGGCCATCGACGATGCACGTCAGTTGTTCGCGTAAGCGAACACTGACTGCGAGGAGATGTCGACGTCTTGCCGAGCATGCGAGGCAAGGCTCGAAGCGGCCTCGCCGCTTCGTAGATGTCTTCGCGAACGAAGTGAGCGAAGGGCAACGAGATCCCCGCTCTCGTTAGGTGCGTCAGTTGTTCGCGTAAGCGAACACTGGCCGCGAAGAACAACGCGATCGAATCATCGGCGGTGATCGCTCCACAGCGTTCGCCAGATGAGAGTGTTCAGCAAGCGTGACCGGGCCGTTTTACCGACGCACACGCTATCTGGTGGAGATGGCCACGGACGGTACGCAGCCGAGCGACCCGATCGATATTCTATTAGTCGAACCGAACCCCGGCGACAGTCGCCTCTTCGAGGAGAACTTTCGAGACGCAAAACTGCTCAACACTATCCATACCGTCTCCGACGGGGAGTCCGCACTCGAGTTCGTCCACCAGCGTGGCGAGTACGCGACCGAGCCGTGTCCGGATATCGTCTTGCTCGAGCCACAGCTCCCCGGCAAACGCGGAATGGATGTCCTTTCGGAGCTGAAAAACGAGCCGTCGCTCGAGGAGATCTCGGTCGTCGTGCTCACGAGTTCGGATTCGGGCGAGGAGATCATCCGGTCTCACGGACTCGAGGCGGACACCTACATGCGGAAGCCGATCGAGCCCGAGGAGTTCGTCGAGTTCGTCCAGTCCATCGAGGAGTTCTGGTTTGCGATCGTCCAGAAGCAGTCTCAGTGATCCATACTCGAGAGTAGCGCGTTTATCATCCGGTCGGAGAAACACGAGCGACGATGCTCGAGGCAGTCCGAACCCGCGCCCGTCCCTATTTCGAGGACGCACCGCCGGCCCACGACTGGTACCACGTCCAGCGGGTCGAAACACTCGCCGAGACACTCGTCAAGCGCCATTCGGAGCCGGTCGATGAGCGCGTGGTTCGACTCGCCGTCGTCCTCCACGACATCGGCCGAACGCGGGAGGACCGAGGTGAGATCGACGGTCACGCGCGGTGGGGAGCACGGAAAGCCGGGACGATTCTGCGCGACTGCGGAGCCGGCGCGGACGATCTCGACGCGCTGGGCGCAGTCGGTATCGCTCGGGCGTTCGCCCACGGTGGTGCGATCGGCTCACCGATTTACGACCCCGCCTGTCCGGTCTCCGAGGACGACACCGACGGCGGCGCGACTCAGTACAATCACGTTTCCAAGAAGCTTCTCGCGCTACCAGCGCGGCTGCACACCGACGTGGGTCACGACCTCGCCGTCGACCGCGTGGCGTTCGTTCAGGACTTCCTCAAGCAATTCGAGAGGGAAGTCGACGGCGACCGCTGACGGAGTGGGCAGAATCCGTCGCAGACCGACGCGAACCCAGGTTTCAGCCCCGGAACCCTTTTACAACTCACTGACTTAGCCGTGTTCAACGATGGGACTGGGCTCCGATATGTACCGACAGCAGATCCTCGACCACTACAAGAACCCCCGGAACTACGGGAAACTCGAGGATCCCACGTTCACTCACATCGGCGAGAACCCGATGTGTGGCGACGAGATTCGCATGGACGTCAAACTCGACGACGAGGAGACGATCGAGCAGGTCGCCTTCTCCGGCGACGGCTGTGCGATCAGCCAGGCCTCCGCCAGCATGCTCTCGGGCGAGCTCCGGGGCAAGAGTGTCGACGAGTTACTCGAGATGGACCGCGACGACGTGATCGACATGCTCGGCGTCGACATCTCGCCGATGCGGGTCAAGTGTGCGGTCTTAGCCGAGAAGGTCGCCCAGGACGGCGCGGAGATCTATCAGGGAGACCTCGACGTCGACAAGACCACGACCGAGGACGACTGATACGGTCTACTGTCACGAGTTCCCGGTGGGACCGCAGGGCGGGCGCGGTCCCACCGGAACTGACTGACAGCAGTCCGTATGATGGTTCCTGCTGTTTTCGCGGTGTTCGATCTCCGATCGGTTTCACGTCTCGATAGCATCGTCTCGAGGCGGGAGCGGTCGTCGGTCGAAATGAGACTGCTAGGAAAAACGCCGCTGGTTCTGTCAGCCGGGGCGTTGCTTATTCCGGCTTCAGGCCCTCGTCTTGGACGCGCATGACCGCCTCGCCGTCGGCGAGGTTCGGCGCGTCGACCAGCCGGACGATCCGCTTGTCGCCTTTGGACTTGCGCAGATAGATCCGGAACGTCGACTTGTGTCCCAGAATGTTGCCACCGATAGGCTGGGTCGGGTCGCCGAAGAACGAGTCGGGATTCGACGCGACCTGATTCGTGACGATGACGGAGCAGTTGTAGAGGTTGCCGACCTTATCGAGGTCGTGAAGGTGTTTGTTGAGCTTCTGCTGGCGATCGGCGAGTTCGCCACGACCGACGTACTCCGCACGGAAGTGGGCGGTCAGCGAGTCGACACAGAGCAGGCGAACCGGATACTCTGACTCCTCGTGTTCGCCCGCGAGTTCCTTTGCCTTCTCGGCCAGCAGCATCTGGTGATTGGAGTTGAACGCCTTCGCGACGTGGATCTTCTCGAGGACGTCCTCGACGAGGTCGTCGATGGCATCCTCGTCGTCAGGCGAGCCCTCGATTTCGCGGTCCTCGAGGGCTGCATCGATCGCTTCATCCGGCAGTCCCCGTACCATGTCGTCGATCCGCTCGGGGCGGAACGTGTCCTCGCTGTCGACGAAGATACAGGAGCCGTGGAGGCCGCCGACCTCTTTCGGGAGCTGGACGTTGACGGCCATCTGGTGGGTCACCTGGGACTTGCCGGCACCGAACTCGCCGTAGACCTCGGTGATCGACTGGGTTTCGATGCCACCGCCAAGCAGGTCGTCGACCTCGTCGATATGCCAGCTGAGCTTGCCGATCTCGTTGCGGCGTTCGAGGACTGTCGAGCCAGTCTCGAAGCCGCCGATGTCGGCGGCGTCGCGGGCGGCGCGGACGATGTCCGATGCGGTAGACTCGCCAACGTCGGCTGTATTCGAAAGTTCAGAGGGAGAGGCGACGGCGAGGCTCTGGAAGGAGTCGAAGCCTGCGTCGTGGAGTTTGTCTGCGGTCGCCGGTCCGACGCCGGGGAGCGTCTCGAGATCTGCTTCGGGCATACTCCTCCGTTGTGCCGGACCCCCCATAAAGCCTCGTTAACAGGGAAGTGAAAGTGAAAGTGCTGGCATGCGTCGGGGTGCTCCGAATCGGATGCACTAGCTTTACAACGGAAGGCGCATCGTCGCGGGAAGAATCGACACCAGTCTCTCAGCGCAGCGACTCGTCCGTGTCCCACTCGAGACAGGTGAGCCGCTCGGCGTCGCTGCCGACGTAGAGCCGACCGGGTGCGACCGCAGGCGTTCCGCTGACGGCGTCCGCAAGGGAGACGTGCCACTGCGGGTCGGCATCGTCGACGTCGATACCGTAGATCGAGCCGGTTGCATCGCCGACACAGCAGATGTCGCCGACGACGACGGGACAGGATCGAACCGGCCCGTCAAGTTCGATCCCTTTCTGCGAGAACAGCCAGCCACGCAGTTTGCGCCGACCGACGGTCGTATCGGTGACGTGGCAGTAGCCGTCTCCAGCCCCGACGAACGCCGTCTCGGCGACCGTGAGTACGGTCGGCGACGTGGTGAATCCAGCCTGTATCTCGTAGGTGAACCACGTCTGGCCGGTGGCGGCATCCAGCGCGAGCATCGTCCCCGCGTCGTCGGCGACGTAGACCCGATCTGCGGCGATCGTCGGTCCGGCCACGACCGCACCGCCGGTCGGCGCAGTCCAGACCGCCTCGCCGGTCTCGGCCTCGAGTGCGACCACCGTCCCGTCCGCGGTCGCGGCGAACACCCGCTCGTCGATCCACTGCTGGTCCGGCTCCGACAGCCGGTCGTCCTCGAGCAGGGTCGGCTCGTCGGGCTCCGAGAGCGGAGAGTCTGCCGATCGGCCCCGATCCACGTCTCGCCCGTCGGCGACCGCCGGAGTGGCAGCGACTGCCGACTCAGTCTCGTACGTCCACAGCTCCGTTCCAGTCTCGGCTTCGAGCGCGGTCAACCCGTCGGCGTGCCCGGCATACAGTCGGCCATCGGCGAACGCGAGCGCGGATGCAAGCGAGCCTGGCAGGCCGGTCTGCCACGCCACCTCGCCGGTGGCAGGATCGAGCGCTGAGATCGTTCCGTCGCCGGCTCCCACGTAGAGTCGGTCGCGAGTGACGACCGGCGTCGCGTCGGTCGCCGCCGTCGTCTCGAAACCCCATCGTCTGTGGCCCGTCTCGGCCTCGAGCGCGTAGCAGTTCCCACGAGTCGTCCCGACGTAGACGGTGTCGTGATCGCACACCGGCGAGCCCGGCGAGCCGACGAGGTCGACCGTCCACGCGTCGGTCACGCGGGTGGGGCCCTCGAGGTCGCGCCGGAGTCCGGAGTGCTGCGAATCACCCTTGTACTGGTTCCACTCAGTCACTGCATGTGGCTACCGACCCTACCGATATAATGGATGGGAAGCACGCACTGCTTACATTCTCGGCACGAGCCACACGGCCAAGATTTAACCACGGTTGCAGTGGTAGACAGTCGACAGCGCTTCGATGTGTCTCCTGACGACCGGCGAGCGATCCACGCGAGCACCGTCGGATGTGAGCCGCCCCGGCGGTGGCCGATGGCTGTTACCGACAGCACTCCGTCGGTCGATTTTGAATGGGTCGACACGTACTGCGTCGGTGAACGAGCCATGAGATTCCTCGAGGTGTTGCCGCTGGTGTTCGTGATGGTTGCGGGCCCGCAGATCCTCAGTGCGATCTTCCTCGCAACGAGCGACGACTGGCGGCGAAACTCCGCTGCGTTCGTCGCTGGCGCAGCCATCTCGATCTCGCTCGTCGTCACGATTGCGTACGGGTTAAGCGCCGGTGTAACCGACCAGGGAGAATCGAATACGACGCTCAGCGCGATCGTCCTCGTCGCGCTCGTGCTCGCGATGGGCCACACCTACCGCACGCGAGAGACGTCGGAGCCGCCGCGGTGGATGGGGGCACTCCAGACGGCGACGCCGCGGTTTTCGTTCAGGCTCGGCTTTCTCCTGATGGGGTTTTTCCCGACTGATATCTTCACGTCGGTTGCCGTCGGCTCCTATCTGGCGGCCCGCGGTGCATCGTTGCTCGAGGCCATCCCGTTTATCCTGTGTACGCTGCTGGTGCTTGCAATCCCATCGCTCACGCTGGTTGCCTTCAGCGAGCGCGCCGAAACCGTCCTGCCGACGGTTCGCAACTGGATGGACGCGAACTCGTGGATCGTCAACGAACTCGTGCTCCTCTTTTTCATCGCGATGACGCTCAACAACCTGCTGGGCTAACATGACCTGCTGTCACGATATCCAAGTGGGTCCGCAGGGCGGTCGCAGGCCAACCGGTACTGCCAGACGGGCGTCCGTCTGAGCGACTGTACTCTCCGGACATGCCGAAACGAGCGTTACCAACTCTGGAAGCCATTGGCTCGCGGTCTAAAGGGGGGGACGGCAGGAGAAGGGAGCAACTGGTGTATGGCGCAGTTGTCGTGATGATGTGACGTTCGGTGATGTGACGTCTGGTTTCCTGCCGCGTATCTCCTCGTACTCGTCGAACTGCAATACCACTATCTCCAAAAGAATTTGGTACCTGTACCCGCGTTCCGTTCGGGACGCCGAACCGACTTCGGTCGCTGAATCGATCACTCCCAGGGGTGGGTCCCGCCCTCGCTAGGCCAGAGCGGGTACCAGTACTCCTTCTCACGTTCGATCTCGAGTTCACCGTCTAAGGCCGACTCGAGGGTAAACTCCGTACTCGAATCGCGTTCCCGACCGGCTCGCGGGACGAACGGATAGAAGCGGCCACGTCGGAAGGAGTAGATCCAGTAGGCAGGCCCGTCCCGGTTTCTGTACGCGAACACGGCAGCGAGCAATCGCGAGCCGTAGCCGTGTTCGATGAACGTATCGGCGGCGAAGTGCATGCTCGTAATGAGGTTCTCCGGGTCGTCGTCCTCGAGGACGACCCAGTGGTAGCCGTGGTCGTCCGACGTGACCGAGAAGTCGGTGCCGGTCTCCTCCTGGCCGGCCTCGAGGATCGCTTCGACCTCGTCAACGGCGTCCCGAAAGTCGGCCGAGTCGACGCCTGAAAAGCAGAGTGCACCGACGTCGAGCGACTCGTAGCCCAGGTCGGCCTCCATCGTGAGGTAGGCGGTGCTCATCCCGAAGAGGTCGTCAGGGTCGGCGTCGCGTCCGGCGTCAGTCTCGGCGCGCATCCCGAGCACGGCGCGGAGTCCGTCCAGCAGTCCCATAGGTCCTGTGAGCGGCGCGATCCCTTAGAAGGTCTGCATTTCGCGCTCGAGATCGCGGAGCTGTTCGACGCGCCGTTCGGTCGGTGGATGCGTGCTGAAGAGCCGCCCGACGACGCCGGACTTGATCGGGATGATGAAGAAGGCGTTCATCTCGGCCTCCTCGCGCATGTCGTCTTTGGGGACCTTGTCCATCTGGCCCGAAATCTTCAGCAGTGCGGAGGCCAGCGCCGACGGGTTGCCGGTGATTGCGGCTGCGCCGCGGTCAGCAGCGAACTCGCGATACCGCGAGAGCGCCCGGATCAGCAGATAGCTGATGATCCAGACGACCAGCGAGACGAGGATGGCGACGATAATGCCGCTGCCTCCGCCCTCGCGGCCACGGCCATGCCCGCCGCCGAA is a window from the Natrinema sp. HArc-T2 genome containing:
- a CDS encoding response regulator; this encodes MATDGTQPSDPIDILLVEPNPGDSRLFEENFRDAKLLNTIHTVSDGESALEFVHQRGEYATEPCPDIVLLEPQLPGKRGMDVLSELKNEPSLEEISVVVLTSSDSGEEIIRSHGLEADTYMRKPIEPEEFVEFVQSIEEFWFAIVQKQSQ
- a CDS encoding HD domain-containing protein; the protein is MLEAVRTRARPYFEDAPPAHDWYHVQRVETLAETLVKRHSEPVDERVVRLAVVLHDIGRTREDRGEIDGHARWGARKAGTILRDCGAGADDLDALGAVGIARAFAHGGAIGSPIYDPACPVSEDDTDGGATQYNHVSKKLLALPARLHTDVGHDLAVDRVAFVQDFLKQFEREVDGDR
- the sufU gene encoding Fe-S cluster assembly sulfur transfer protein SufU gives rise to the protein MGLGSDMYRQQILDHYKNPRNYGKLEDPTFTHIGENPMCGDEIRMDVKLDDEETIEQVAFSGDGCAISQASASMLSGELRGKSVDELLEMDRDDVIDMLGVDISPMRVKCAVLAEKVAQDGAEIYQGDLDVDKTTTEDD
- the radA gene encoding DNA repair and recombination protein RadA — its product is MPEADLETLPGVGPATADKLHDAGFDSFQSLAVASPSELSNTADVGESTASDIVRAARDAADIGGFETGSTVLERRNEIGKLSWHIDEVDDLLGGGIETQSITEVYGEFGAGKSQVTHQMAVNVQLPKEVGGLHGSCIFVDSEDTFRPERIDDMVRGLPDEAIDAALEDREIEGSPDDEDAIDDLVEDVLEKIHVAKAFNSNHQMLLAEKAKELAGEHEESEYPVRLLCVDSLTAHFRAEYVGRGELADRQQKLNKHLHDLDKVGNLYNCSVIVTNQVASNPDSFFGDPTQPIGGNILGHKSTFRIYLRKSKGDKRIVRLVDAPNLADGEAVMRVQDEGLKPE
- a CDS encoding PQQ-binding-like beta-propeller repeat protein; translation: MTEWNQYKGDSQHSGLRRDLEGPTRVTDAWTVDLVGSPGSPVCDHDTVYVGTTRGNCYALEAETGHRRWGFETTAATDATPVVTRDRLYVGAGDGTISALDPATGEVAWQTGLPGSLASALAFADGRLYAGHADGLTALEAETGTELWTYETESAVAATPAVADGRDVDRGRSADSPLSEPDEPTLLEDDRLSEPDQQWIDERVFAATADGTVVALEAETGEAVWTAPTGGAVVAGPTIAADRVYVADDAGTMLALDAATGQTWFTYEIQAGFTTSPTVLTVAETAFVGAGDGYCHVTDTTVGRRKLRGWLFSQKGIELDGPVRSCPVVVGDICCVGDATGSIYGIDVDDADPQWHVSLADAVSGTPAVAPGRLYVGSDAERLTCLEWDTDESLR
- a CDS encoding GAP family protein, with translation MRFLEVLPLVFVMVAGPQILSAIFLATSDDWRRNSAAFVAGAAISISLVVTIAYGLSAGVTDQGESNTTLSAIVLVALVLAMGHTYRTRETSEPPRWMGALQTATPRFSFRLGFLLMGFFPTDIFTSVAVGSYLAARGASLLEAIPFILCTLLVLAIPSLTLVAFSERAETVLPTVRNWMDANSWIVNELVLLFFIAMTLNNLLG